The following are encoded together in the Corticium candelabrum chromosome 1, ooCorCand1.1, whole genome shotgun sequence genome:
- the LOC134183183 gene encoding uncharacterized protein LOC134183183, which produces MELLTSVDVSDEQRGKLLESGMCEGRWNGAVVTVRRCYVGVPCEANWSDGGKWSAGKLADKFAYLQTLQHPNVVAFYGVCACGGVNEPFLVYEDSLKERCSLASRLRCSSLPITYREIVNISCDVLAGLRYLNSRDHPLVTGSHCLSADSVLLLPSGCAKLSDVTVGVLSEADTTRNSKFLPPRCEHFCTFSTSSLLLQMCTGVNSSQSLDQYNRGLQALGSSHPFHSVLKRSMEPPPNCPSPSELAALLEDEKQSDRYVSSMETEPLAGRVVQLESQLRNTDTVVSKLQEDVGQLQYALHKTVMEHKKVTMSLQHQLQILSDQNRYLRQWMGVGDKALAVFSSDAQTYADSTGGESGYGTASYDMMMENVQEMGFENRYELPPRDHRLLHSTYRFGRVSDNTGSISRGRTAVSGNVEETEADDTVEQNIHVNSDRKNSDIQLIDGNIERSSLFTGHASASQSLSQLPDTHSLTEAQVQLEEIIVDLGHIDTESPQSLPSGENRLAYDSQQTVVGHPLGEQLPLPLVNGNLVIADEGNVLPFAQQPGTSGVVDDSTVVFGQPLPSVACELQIVEDIDGSSTQRSSESHESTPSTYEERDTVHRFLTRIQHEFESLDNQIANYDQQPREDNVRPHSIHEIQSLRQINSSVVSALPVNYEQNKVCTHTEAHAQAQAQAASNFTTTLDIGDVAASRRLTFDASFLLSTDPDLSPSPVKRKVIPPCDSPVVAEQLPPMDEAPPPYEPIQTHPYSSQPPQQGQQSSNTLVPSYSPAILPIPDPHTRSRTIPSSHGARRTPRSLLMRPVRSAGHFPVWSRMFRFNKTFDKNGIVYYLGTSDSSHSWANPALSGIIKVARSGDESLARGKSSDALNRKKAVTCCTTNVPNSWYSFDLGSQRSVVPSYYSLRHGAAGKWSALRSWDLEGSVDGATWIPLKNHVNDTALKAKYATASWPVDIPHNHPAMRFLRILQTGPNSSGGYHLCLSGFEVYGTLFEANTV; this is translated from the exons ATGGAGCTGCTGACGTCGGTTGATGTGAGTGACGAGCAGAGAGGTAAATTGCTGGAGAGTGGAATGTGCGAGGGGCGATGGAACGGGGCCGTCGTGACCGTGAGAAGATGCTATGTCGGTGTACCATGCGAGGCGAATTGGTCTGATGGTGGCAAGTGGTCTGCCGGCAAACTCGCAGACAAGTTTGCGTATCTACAGACCTTGCAGCATCCGAATGTTGTCGCTTTTTAcggcgtgtgtgcgtgtggtggcGTCAACGAGCCGTTTCTTGTGTATGAAGACTCTCTGAAGGAGCGGTGTTCATTAGCTTCGCGTCTGCGTTGCAGCTCGTTGCCGATTACGTACAGGGAGATAGTAAACATTTCCTGTGACGTGTTGGCTGGTTTGAGATACTTGAATAGCAGAGACCATCCTCTAGTGACTGGTAGccactgtttgtctgctgaTAGCGTGCTGCTTCTTCCTAGTGGCTGTGCAAAGCTGAGTGATGTCACTGTAGGAGTTCTCAGTGAGGCAGACACTACCAGGAACAGCAAATTTCTTCCACCACGTTGTGAGCACTTCTGTACCTTCTCGACATCCAGTCTTCTTCTGCAAATGTGCACAGGAGTTAATAGTTCGCAAAGTCTCGATCAATACAATCGAGGTTTACAAGCTCTTGGTTCGAGTCATCCTTTCCACAGCGTATTGAAGCGAAGTATGGAACCCCCTCCAAACTGTCCTTCGCCTTCTGAGCTGGCTGCACTGCTGGAAGACGAGAAACAGTCTGATAGGTATGTTAGCAGCATGGAAACGGAGCCTCTTGCTGGAAGAGTCGTACAGTTGGAGTCTCAGTTGCGCAACACTGATACTGTCGTCTCAAAATTACAGGAAGATGTTGGACAATTGCAGTATGCGTTACATAAGACGGTCATGGAGCATAAGAAAGTAACAATGAGCTTACAACATCAACTGCAAATACTCAGTGATCAGAACAGATATCTGAGGCAGTGGATGGGTGTCGGTGACAAGGCTCTAGCCGTTTTTTCGTCTGATGCCCAAACATATGCAGACTCGACAGGCGGAGAGAGTGGCTATGGCACTGCAAGTTATGATATGATGATGGAGAATGTGCAAGAAATGGGATTTGAAAATCGTTATGAATTACCGCCACGTGATCACAGATTGCTACACTCCACTTATCGATTCGGCAGAGTGTCAGATAACACTGGCAGCATCAGTAGAGGTAGGACAGCTGTTTCGGGTAATGTGGAAGAGACCGAAGCAGATGATACTGTCGAACAAAATATACATGTTAATTCGGACCGTAAAAATTCTGACATTCAGCTGATTGATGGAAACATTGAAAGAAGCTCACTGTTTACAGGGCACGCATCAGCATCTCAAAGTCTGTCTCAGCTACCTGATACGCATTCGCTGACCGAGGCACAAGTACAGCTTGAAGAGATCATAGTTGACTTGGGACACATAGATACCGAGTCACCACAGTCACTACCTTCTGGTGAAAACAGGCTTGCATATGATTCACAGCAAACAGTTGTCGGTCATCCACTTGGAGAGCAGCTACCTTTGCCACTTGTAAATGGTAATTTGGTTATAGCTGATGAGGGAAATGTACTTCCCTTTGCTCAGCAGCCGGGTACATCAGGTGTGGTTGACGATTCAACCGTAGTCTTTGGACAGCCTTTGCCAAGTGTAGCGTGTGAGTTACAGATAGTAGAGGACATTGATGGATCATCGACGCAGAGATCGTCCGAGTCTCATGAGAGCACTCCAAGCACGTACGAAGAACGAGACACTGTCCATCGATTTCTTACCAGGATTCAACACGAATTTGAGTCTTTGGATAATCAAATAGCAAACTATGATCAGCAGCCACGG GAGGACAATGTTCGTCCCCATTCTATTCATGAAATTCAATCACTAAGACAGATTAATAGCAGTGTTGTATCAGCTCTCCCAGTTAATTATGAACAGAACAAAGTGTGTACTCACACTGAAGCCCATGCTCAAGCTCAAGCTCAAGCAGCGAGTAACTTTACTACAACACTTGATATAGGAGATGTAGCAGCATCAAGACGTTTGACATTTGATGCATCATTCTTATTGTCAACTGATCCAGATTTGTCTCCGTCTCCAGTGAAGAGAAAGGTAATCCCCCCTTGTGATTCTCCTGTGGTTGCTGAGCAACTGCCGCCAATGGATGAAGCTCCACCACCATACGAACCTATTCAGACACATCCTTATAGTTCACAGCCACCGCAGCAAG GGCAACAGTCGTCAAATACATTGGTCCCTTCCTACTCGCCTGCCATTCTACCTATTCCTGATCCACACACACGAAGCAGAACGATTCCTTCATCTCATGGTGCACGCAGGACGCCGAGAAGTTTATTGATGCGCCCAGTTCGTAGTGCAGGACATTTCCCAGTGTGGTCAA GAATGTTTCGCTTCAACAAGACATTTGATAAGAATGGCATTGTTTACTATCTTGGAACAAGCGATTCCTCCCACTCGTGGGCAAATCCTGCTTTGTCGGGTATTATCAAAGTGGCACGTTCGGGGGACGAGAGTCTGGCCCGTGGTAAATCATCGGATGCTTTGAACAGAAAGAAAGCGGTGACTTGCTGTACAACGAATGTTCCCAATTCTTGGTATAGCTTTGATTTGGGATCCCAACGTTCGGTTGTTCCCAGCTATTACTCTCTTCGTCACGGAGCCGCAGGAAAGTGGTCGGCACTGCGGTCGTGGGATTTAGAAGGATCTGTGGATGGAGCAACGTGGATTCCTCTCAAGAACCATGTCAATGACACAGCACTGAAAGCAAAGTATGCAACGGCATCTTGGCCTGTAGATATACCTCACAACCACCCTGCAATGCGCTTCCTGAGGATATTACAAACAGGTCCTAATTCGTCTGGTGGCTATCATCTGTGCCTTAGTGGCTTTGAAGTTTATGGCACTCTATTTGAAGCAAATACGGTTTAG
- the LOC134195865 gene encoding synaptobrevin homolog YKT6-like, with protein sequence MKLFSVTVYYVTSGGKPVLQKSAVDLSSFGFFQRSSVQEFMLFTSQVLVERTNPGDRKTVKEQDYRCHVYVRSDNLGGTVIADQEYPPRVAFTFLNKVLDQYAEDHPKHSVNWSNPGGNRSWPVLDQWLKKYQNPREADAMMRLQSELDETKIILYDTIDAVLQRGEKLDDIVKKSDDLSIASKAFYKEAKRANSCCTIL encoded by the exons ATGAAACTCTTCTCCGTCACCGTTTACTACGTGACTTCAGGAGGAAAGCCGGTGCTGCAGAAATCTGCTGTAGACCTTTCTTCGTTTGGATTTTTTCAACGGTCGAG TGTTCAAGAGTTTATGCTGTTTACGAGTCAAGTGCTTGTCGAGCGCACAAATCCtggagacagaaagacagttaAAGAACAAG ATTATCGATGTCACGTTTATGTTCGCTCTGACAATTTGGGTGGTACTGTAATTGCCGATCAGGAGTATCCCCCGCGAGTCGCATTCACCTTCTTGAACAAAGTTCTAGACCAGTACGCCGAAGACCATCCCAAACACTCAGTAAATTGGAGCAATCCCGGTGGAAA CCGCTCGTGGCCAGTTTTGGATCAGTGGCTGAAGAAATATCAA AATCCTCGTGAAGCTGATGCAATGATGCGACTTCAGTCCGAACTGGATGAAACGAAGATAATTTTG TACGACACTATTGATGCCGTTCTGCAAAGGGGTGAAAAACTTGACGATATAGTCAAGAAATCTGATGATCTCAGTATAGCATCGAAAGCATTCTATAAAGAG GCAAAGAGGGCAAACTCATGCTGCACCATACTATAG
- the LOC134187802 gene encoding uncharacterized protein LOC134187802 isoform X3: MSQLVTLVSLYLLVSVQSLHQAPAIVTIEAGGITANVDITGTKGSGMVSFQFTSFNSSNDVKLSNITIAVHQLPPSYQSSCTGSDVGDVYDPTGALNSASYSSSCMMNKETCAVGDLIRRLGVIGNFEAKTTNFLNSKWYLSGVDSIIGRSLVMYGSDGGPLACGLIRPNFDKDMQEINFYAKLFSPVGGLVSFKQVVNSSTGMGYDVAILADLHSNDGSASRGNYTWYFASGQLSNSYNCSSFSSPPSLRSDADLSTRHGRLTINQGQGKRLFFTDTTLQLQAISNMVLVVKDSMGRLSCGNVERRLGVIANFTGSIKGYVRCTPGEGGSTLQVSLTGLNGQATDLDIHSYPVDGNSCTGSGDHLDQFGDLLGMESLESKMSVDTSKFSPNLRCDGWSGILGQSVGIHRTDGTLWQCASFEPMVPSDVSTTKKSSVAQFTGMYSGFIRLTQWQLSTGQLTNTIVDIDVRKTGSATTGHNWHIHQTPTAGFADNGRANCGGGYTGGHYNPHNVYLMGNYLVDCNKQNQLRCELGDLSGKHGRYTIESVSSNKGRQLSQDIDLPLFGPTSVAFRSIVIHDPNAGDPRLVCATLYPDGYRPYAVTFMKPTTVNKMKIQEAIASGLGIQTADVMYLTVHTQDVCASASFAVLGTVANTLKSDFESSLVTGNRMFGEYEVDNNCLIQTTATSTPSGADFLHHTSYLFSLLVMMVSFMLF; encoded by the exons ATGTCGCAACTGGTGACTCTCGTGAGTCTCTACCTGTTGGTGTCAG TTCAGTCATTACACCAAGCCCCTGCAATTGTAACTATCGAAGCAGGAGGTATAACAGCAAATGTAGACATAACTGGCACTAAGGGAAGTGGCATGGTGTCTTTCCAATTCACATCATTCAACTCATCAAATGATGTCAAACTGAGTAACATTACGATTGCTGTACACCAGCTGCCTCCTTCATACCAGAGCAGTTGCACTGGATCAGATGTTGGAGATGTGTACGATCCAACTGGTGCTTTAAATTCAGCAAGCTATAGCAGTAGCTGTATGATGAACAAAGAAACTTGTGCTGTTGGTGACTTGATACGTCGCCTTG GTGTGATTGGAAACTTTGAAGCTAAAACTACCAATTTTCTCAATAGCAAGTGGTATCTGAGTGGTGTAGACAGTATTATTGGCCGCTCTTTGGTTATGTACGGAAGCGATGGAGGTCCATTAGCCTGTGGTCTTATTAGACCCAACTTTGATAAAGATATGCAAGAGATAAACTTTTATGCGAAGCTATTCTCACCTGTAGGTGGATTGGTGTCGTTCAAACAAGTGGTGAACAGTAGCACTGGCATGGGATATGACGTTGCCATTCTAGCAGATTTGCACTCAAATGATGGATCAGCTAGTAGAGGCAACTACACATGGTACTTTGCCAGTGGACAA CTGTCCAACTCATACAATTGCTCTTCATTCAGTTCGCCTCCATCTTTACGATCAGACGCAGACCTTTCTACTAGGCATGGCCGTTTGACAATTAACCAAGGGCAAGGAAAAAGATTGTTTTTTACTGATACCACCTTGCAGCTTCAAGCTATTTCTAACATGGTATTGGTTGTTAAAGACTCCATGGGACGTTTATCATGTGGCAATGTTGAGCGTCGACTTGGTGTCATAGCTAATTTTACTGGAAGTATTAAAGGATATGTAAGATGTACTCCTGGTGAAGGTGGATCTACGCTTCAAGTGAGTTTGACAGGACTAAATGGACAAGCAACCGATCTCGATATACATTCCTATCCAGTTGACGGTAATAGTTGTACTGGATCTGGAGATCACTTGGATCAGTTTGGTGATCTCTTGGGAATGGAATCATTAGAAAGCAAGATGTCAGTTGATACCAGTAAATTTAGTCCCAATCTACGTTGTGATGGGTGGTCTGGGATTTTGGGACAGTCTGTTGGAATTCATCGCACGGATGGCACTTTGTGGCAATGTGCTTCTTTTGAACCAATGGTGCCATCGGACGTTTCCACGACTAAAAAATCAAGTGTAGCACAGTTTACTGGTATGTACAGTGGCTTCATCAGACTG ACACAGTGGCAATTGAGTACTGGACAATTGACAAATACAATAGTTGATATTGATGTTCGTAAAACTGGGAGTGCT ACGACTGGTCACAACTGGCATATCCATCAGACTCCTACGGCAGGATTTGCCGACAATGGAAGAGCAAACTGTGGTGGTGGTTACACTGGAGGTCATTACAATCCTCATAATGTATATTTGATG GGAAATTACTTAGTTGACTGTAATAAACAGAACCAGCTTCGATGTGAGCTAGGCGACCTAAGCGGAAAACATGGCAGATACACAATTGAATCTGTATCCAGCAACAAAGGGAGACAGCTGAGTCAAGACATAGATCTCCCTCTTTTTGGTCCAACCTCAG TGGCTTTTCGTTCTATTGTAATCCACGATCCTAATGCTGGTGATCCTCGTCTTGTTTGTGCTACACTTTATCCTGATGGTTATCGACCATATGCTGTGACTTTTATGAAACCGACTACTGTTAACAA GATGAAAATTCAAGAAGCCATTGCTAGTGGTCTTGGTATTCAAACGGCAGATGTGATGTATCTGACTGTTCACACTCAAGACGTGTGTGCTAGTGCCTCATTTGCCGTCCTTG GCACTGTTGCCAATACATTGAAGAGTGATTTCGAGTCATCATTGGTAACTGGAAATAGAATGTTTGGTGAGTACGAGGTGGACAACAATTGTCTTATTCAAACAACCGCCACCAGCACTCCGAGTGGAGCTGATTTCTTGCATCATACGTCGTACTTGTTCAGCCTGCTAGTTATGATGGTGTCTTTTATGTTGTTTTAA
- the LOC134187802 gene encoding uncharacterized protein LOC134187802 isoform X2 — MSQLVTLVSLYLLVSVVQSLHQAPAIVTIEAGGITANVDITGTKGSGMVSFQFTSFNSSNDVKLSNITIAVHQLPPSYQSSCTGSDVGDVYDPTGALNSASYSSSCMMNKETCAVGDLIRRLGVIGNFEAKTTNFLNSKWYLSGVDSIIGRSLVMYGSDGGPLACGLIRPNFDKDMQEINFYAKLFSPVGGLVSFKQVVNSSTGMGYDVAILADLHSNDGSASRGNYTWYFASGQLSNSYNCSSFSSPPSLRSDADLSTRHGRLTINQGQGKRLFFTDTTLQLQAISNMVLVVKDSMGRLSCGNVERRLGVIANFTGSIKGYVRCTPGEGGSTLQVSLTGLNGQATDLDIHSYPVDGNSCTGSGDHLDQFGDLLGMESLESKMSVDTSKFSPNLRCDGWSGILGQSVGIHRTDGTLWQCASFEPMVPSDVSTTKKSSVAQFTGMYSGFIRLTQWQLSTGQLTNTIVDIDVRKTGSATTGHNWHIHQTPTAGFADNGRANCGGGYTGGHYNPHNVYLMGNYLVDCNKQNQLRCELGDLSGKHGRYTIESVSSNKGRQLSQDIDLPLFGPTSVAFRSIVIHDPNAGDPRLVCATLYPDGYRPYAVTFMKPTTVNKMKIQEAIASGLGIQTADVMYLTVHTQDVCASASFAVLGTVANTLKSDFESSLVTGNRMFGEYEVDNNCLIQTTATSTPSGADFLHHTSYLFSLLVMMVSFMLF, encoded by the exons ATGTCGCAACTGGTGACTCTCGTGAGTCTCTACCTGTTGGTGTCAG TAGTTCAGTCATTACACCAAGCCCCTGCAATTGTAACTATCGAAGCAGGAGGTATAACAGCAAATGTAGACATAACTGGCACTAAGGGAAGTGGCATGGTGTCTTTCCAATTCACATCATTCAACTCATCAAATGATGTCAAACTGAGTAACATTACGATTGCTGTACACCAGCTGCCTCCTTCATACCAGAGCAGTTGCACTGGATCAGATGTTGGAGATGTGTACGATCCAACTGGTGCTTTAAATTCAGCAAGCTATAGCAGTAGCTGTATGATGAACAAAGAAACTTGTGCTGTTGGTGACTTGATACGTCGCCTTG GTGTGATTGGAAACTTTGAAGCTAAAACTACCAATTTTCTCAATAGCAAGTGGTATCTGAGTGGTGTAGACAGTATTATTGGCCGCTCTTTGGTTATGTACGGAAGCGATGGAGGTCCATTAGCCTGTGGTCTTATTAGACCCAACTTTGATAAAGATATGCAAGAGATAAACTTTTATGCGAAGCTATTCTCACCTGTAGGTGGATTGGTGTCGTTCAAACAAGTGGTGAACAGTAGCACTGGCATGGGATATGACGTTGCCATTCTAGCAGATTTGCACTCAAATGATGGATCAGCTAGTAGAGGCAACTACACATGGTACTTTGCCAGTGGACAA CTGTCCAACTCATACAATTGCTCTTCATTCAGTTCGCCTCCATCTTTACGATCAGACGCAGACCTTTCTACTAGGCATGGCCGTTTGACAATTAACCAAGGGCAAGGAAAAAGATTGTTTTTTACTGATACCACCTTGCAGCTTCAAGCTATTTCTAACATGGTATTGGTTGTTAAAGACTCCATGGGACGTTTATCATGTGGCAATGTTGAGCGTCGACTTGGTGTCATAGCTAATTTTACTGGAAGTATTAAAGGATATGTAAGATGTACTCCTGGTGAAGGTGGATCTACGCTTCAAGTGAGTTTGACAGGACTAAATGGACAAGCAACCGATCTCGATATACATTCCTATCCAGTTGACGGTAATAGTTGTACTGGATCTGGAGATCACTTGGATCAGTTTGGTGATCTCTTGGGAATGGAATCATTAGAAAGCAAGATGTCAGTTGATACCAGTAAATTTAGTCCCAATCTACGTTGTGATGGGTGGTCTGGGATTTTGGGACAGTCTGTTGGAATTCATCGCACGGATGGCACTTTGTGGCAATGTGCTTCTTTTGAACCAATGGTGCCATCGGACGTTTCCACGACTAAAAAATCAAGTGTAGCACAGTTTACTGGTATGTACAGTGGCTTCATCAGACTG ACACAGTGGCAATTGAGTACTGGACAATTGACAAATACAATAGTTGATATTGATGTTCGTAAAACTGGGAGTGCT ACGACTGGTCACAACTGGCATATCCATCAGACTCCTACGGCAGGATTTGCCGACAATGGAAGAGCAAACTGTGGTGGTGGTTACACTGGAGGTCATTACAATCCTCATAATGTATATTTGATG GGAAATTACTTAGTTGACTGTAATAAACAGAACCAGCTTCGATGTGAGCTAGGCGACCTAAGCGGAAAACATGGCAGATACACAATTGAATCTGTATCCAGCAACAAAGGGAGACAGCTGAGTCAAGACATAGATCTCCCTCTTTTTGGTCCAACCTCAG TGGCTTTTCGTTCTATTGTAATCCACGATCCTAATGCTGGTGATCCTCGTCTTGTTTGTGCTACACTTTATCCTGATGGTTATCGACCATATGCTGTGACTTTTATGAAACCGACTACTGTTAACAA GATGAAAATTCAAGAAGCCATTGCTAGTGGTCTTGGTATTCAAACGGCAGATGTGATGTATCTGACTGTTCACACTCAAGACGTGTGTGCTAGTGCCTCATTTGCCGTCCTTG GCACTGTTGCCAATACATTGAAGAGTGATTTCGAGTCATCATTGGTAACTGGAAATAGAATGTTTGGTGAGTACGAGGTGGACAACAATTGTCTTATTCAAACAACCGCCACCAGCACTCCGAGTGGAGCTGATTTCTTGCATCATACGTCGTACTTGTTCAGCCTGCTAGTTATGATGGTGTCTTTTATGTTGTTTTAA
- the LOC134187802 gene encoding uncharacterized protein LOC134187802 isoform X1 encodes MTKELAIILLLTDVIASFCVIEYNFSVVQSLHQAPAIVTIEAGGITANVDITGTKGSGMVSFQFTSFNSSNDVKLSNITIAVHQLPPSYQSSCTGSDVGDVYDPTGALNSASYSSSCMMNKETCAVGDLIRRLGVIGNFEAKTTNFLNSKWYLSGVDSIIGRSLVMYGSDGGPLACGLIRPNFDKDMQEINFYAKLFSPVGGLVSFKQVVNSSTGMGYDVAILADLHSNDGSASRGNYTWYFASGQLSNSYNCSSFSSPPSLRSDADLSTRHGRLTINQGQGKRLFFTDTTLQLQAISNMVLVVKDSMGRLSCGNVERRLGVIANFTGSIKGYVRCTPGEGGSTLQVSLTGLNGQATDLDIHSYPVDGNSCTGSGDHLDQFGDLLGMESLESKMSVDTSKFSPNLRCDGWSGILGQSVGIHRTDGTLWQCASFEPMVPSDVSTTKKSSVAQFTGMYSGFIRLTQWQLSTGQLTNTIVDIDVRKTGSATTGHNWHIHQTPTAGFADNGRANCGGGYTGGHYNPHNVYLMGNYLVDCNKQNQLRCELGDLSGKHGRYTIESVSSNKGRQLSQDIDLPLFGPTSVAFRSIVIHDPNAGDPRLVCATLYPDGYRPYAVTFMKPTTVNKMKIQEAIASGLGIQTADVMYLTVHTQDVCASASFAVLGTVANTLKSDFESSLVTGNRMFGEYEVDNNCLIQTTATSTPSGADFLHHTSYLFSLLVMMVSFMLF; translated from the exons ATGACAAAGGAGCTTGCAATTATTTTGCTTTTGACTGATGTTATTGCTAGTTTTTGTGTAATTGAATATAATTTTTCAGTAGTTCAGTCATTACACCAAGCCCCTGCAATTGTAACTATCGAAGCAGGAGGTATAACAGCAAATGTAGACATAACTGGCACTAAGGGAAGTGGCATGGTGTCTTTCCAATTCACATCATTCAACTCATCAAATGATGTCAAACTGAGTAACATTACGATTGCTGTACACCAGCTGCCTCCTTCATACCAGAGCAGTTGCACTGGATCAGATGTTGGAGATGTGTACGATCCAACTGGTGCTTTAAATTCAGCAAGCTATAGCAGTAGCTGTATGATGAACAAAGAAACTTGTGCTGTTGGTGACTTGATACGTCGCCTTG GTGTGATTGGAAACTTTGAAGCTAAAACTACCAATTTTCTCAATAGCAAGTGGTATCTGAGTGGTGTAGACAGTATTATTGGCCGCTCTTTGGTTATGTACGGAAGCGATGGAGGTCCATTAGCCTGTGGTCTTATTAGACCCAACTTTGATAAAGATATGCAAGAGATAAACTTTTATGCGAAGCTATTCTCACCTGTAGGTGGATTGGTGTCGTTCAAACAAGTGGTGAACAGTAGCACTGGCATGGGATATGACGTTGCCATTCTAGCAGATTTGCACTCAAATGATGGATCAGCTAGTAGAGGCAACTACACATGGTACTTTGCCAGTGGACAA CTGTCCAACTCATACAATTGCTCTTCATTCAGTTCGCCTCCATCTTTACGATCAGACGCAGACCTTTCTACTAGGCATGGCCGTTTGACAATTAACCAAGGGCAAGGAAAAAGATTGTTTTTTACTGATACCACCTTGCAGCTTCAAGCTATTTCTAACATGGTATTGGTTGTTAAAGACTCCATGGGACGTTTATCATGTGGCAATGTTGAGCGTCGACTTGGTGTCATAGCTAATTTTACTGGAAGTATTAAAGGATATGTAAGATGTACTCCTGGTGAAGGTGGATCTACGCTTCAAGTGAGTTTGACAGGACTAAATGGACAAGCAACCGATCTCGATATACATTCCTATCCAGTTGACGGTAATAGTTGTACTGGATCTGGAGATCACTTGGATCAGTTTGGTGATCTCTTGGGAATGGAATCATTAGAAAGCAAGATGTCAGTTGATACCAGTAAATTTAGTCCCAATCTACGTTGTGATGGGTGGTCTGGGATTTTGGGACAGTCTGTTGGAATTCATCGCACGGATGGCACTTTGTGGCAATGTGCTTCTTTTGAACCAATGGTGCCATCGGACGTTTCCACGACTAAAAAATCAAGTGTAGCACAGTTTACTGGTATGTACAGTGGCTTCATCAGACTG ACACAGTGGCAATTGAGTACTGGACAATTGACAAATACAATAGTTGATATTGATGTTCGTAAAACTGGGAGTGCT ACGACTGGTCACAACTGGCATATCCATCAGACTCCTACGGCAGGATTTGCCGACAATGGAAGAGCAAACTGTGGTGGTGGTTACACTGGAGGTCATTACAATCCTCATAATGTATATTTGATG GGAAATTACTTAGTTGACTGTAATAAACAGAACCAGCTTCGATGTGAGCTAGGCGACCTAAGCGGAAAACATGGCAGATACACAATTGAATCTGTATCCAGCAACAAAGGGAGACAGCTGAGTCAAGACATAGATCTCCCTCTTTTTGGTCCAACCTCAG TGGCTTTTCGTTCTATTGTAATCCACGATCCTAATGCTGGTGATCCTCGTCTTGTTTGTGCTACACTTTATCCTGATGGTTATCGACCATATGCTGTGACTTTTATGAAACCGACTACTGTTAACAA GATGAAAATTCAAGAAGCCATTGCTAGTGGTCTTGGTATTCAAACGGCAGATGTGATGTATCTGACTGTTCACACTCAAGACGTGTGTGCTAGTGCCTCATTTGCCGTCCTTG GCACTGTTGCCAATACATTGAAGAGTGATTTCGAGTCATCATTGGTAACTGGAAATAGAATGTTTGGTGAGTACGAGGTGGACAACAATTGTCTTATTCAAACAACCGCCACCAGCACTCCGAGTGGAGCTGATTTCTTGCATCATACGTCGTACTTGTTCAGCCTGCTAGTTATGATGGTGTCTTTTATGTTGTTTTAA